Proteins from a single region of Camelus ferus isolate YT-003-E chromosome 23, BCGSAC_Cfer_1.0, whole genome shotgun sequence:
- the TFB2M gene encoding dimethyladenosine transferase 2, mitochondrial isoform X2 produces MWVPVAGLPSLLALSALTRGGRFCILRFGAARRKDVLAGNRRGLSDIHPQLLSNVGFGKSSSRVYRCRSEIKRYITSPRLAETLVQILQGKGDASQLILECNPGPGILTQALLGSGAKVIALESDKTFIPQLESLGKNLGGKLEVVYCDFFKLDPRSRGIVTPPVMTSEMLFQNLGIEALSWSKGSPFKVIGILPTKSERNTLWKIFHDLYSCTSIYKYGRIELNLFITEKECQKLLANPRTPNLYQALSVLCQIACGIKVLNKAVFYEAQCQASRPFTFIESN; encoded by the exons ATGTGGGTCCCAGTGGCGGGGCTTCCTTCGCTGCTCGCGCTCTCAGCCTTGACTCGCGGTGGGCGCTTTTGCATTTTGAGGTTCGGAGCCGCGAGGCGGAAGGACGTCCTGGCTGGGAACCGCCGTGGCTTGTCTGACATCCACCCGCAGCTCTTGTCCAATGTGGGTTTCGGGAAATCGTCTTCGCGTGTGTACAGGTGCCGCTCAGAGATCAAGCGGTACATAACCAGTCCGAGACTGGCTGAGACCTTGGTGCAGATTCTGCAGGGAAAAGGAGACGCTTCCCAGCTAATCCTGGAGTGCAATCCAG GTCCTGGGATCCTGACGCAAGCATTGCTTGGAAGTGGAGCCAAAGTGATTGCCCTTGAAAGTGACAAAACTTTTATTCCACAATTGGAG tCCCTAGGGAAAAATCTGGGTGGAAAACTGGAAGTGGTCTACTGTGACTTCTTTAAACTGGATCCTAGAAGTCGTGGAATAGTAACTCCTCCTGTTATGACTTCAGAGATGCTTTTTCAGAATTTGGGAATAGAAGCACTTTCTTGGTCAAAAG GTAGCCCTTTTAAAGTAATTGGAATCTTACCAACTAAAAGTGAGAGAAATACactttggaaaatttttcatGACCTGTATTCCTGTActtccatatataaatatggacgAATAGAACTAAATCTGTTTATTACTGAAAAGGAATGCCAG AAACTACTAGCAAATCCCCGAACTCCAAACTTGTATCAAGCATTGAGTGTGCTCTGTCAAATAGCTTGTGGGATTAAGGTTCTGAATAAG GCAGTGTTTTATGAAGCGCAATGCCAAGCTAGTAGACCATTTAca